ggggccctgtgccccggggaggggagcgaggagccccgtcccaccccgccccccccgcccggtgccAGCAGGTGGAACCCTCCAGGCGCGTGGCAACCAGTATGCGCGCGGCGGGGCCCTgtgccccggggaggggagcgaggagccccatcccaccccggccccccccgcccggtgccAGCTGGTGGAACCCTCCAGGCGCGTGGCAACTAGTAAGCGGGGAACGCGGCCGCCCCCCGCAGTTGTGCGTCCCTGCGGCTGAGCGCACGGGAGGGCGTCCGGCCCCTCCGAGTGCCCAGCAGCCTTCGAGCGAGGGGAGCCCCGCGGGCCTCGTCCCGGGCCTCGTgtgtggaagagaaaagagTCTCAGCGTgcccgaggggctgggggctgcagcccagcttaGCCCAGCTGCAGGTTGGGCGGCACCAGCCCCTGGGAGCAAGGGGACAGGGTACAGAGGTGTCCCTGCGACAAGGGGGGTGCCCCGCTACAGGTAAACCCCAGCCCTgtagcaggaggaggaagagggagtcAGTCTcacaccccccccgcccggggcaAGGAGGGGtcctggggaagaggggaagggggcagTCTGTGGGTGCCCCCCGGGGGAGTGCTATTGGGGCACTTTGTGACACCCTGGATCACCCAGTGCTGTCCCCCCCAGTGTCTGGGAGGACGGTGTTAGGACAGGGTGAGAGCAAAGAGCCCCCCAAGCATGGCCACCTCTGCCCCACTGCCcctggcagggcagccctgTGGGGCACAGGGTCCCCCTCACCTCTTTCCTCTGCAGGATGGCAGGGAGACCCCCTAGCAGGCCCAGGCAGGcctggggggagaaggagggtgTAGCTGCCCTGGCTCCCCACTCCGGGCCAAAGCCAAGCGAGATGTGCAAGGTCCAGCCGCTGCAGGCGGGTGAGTGTGCAGGCGCtgcgggcagggggctgcctgcccgtccctgcccgGTCCCGCGCTCACGttgcccagccaggctggcatCGGGGCTCCCATGGCACAGTGGCCAGGGAGCCAGCCCTGTCACGGCACCCCGGGACAGGGATCCTCCCTGCCAGCCGGTGGTAGCCTGTCCCTCACCTGGGCACGCCAGACCCCCCTCCCCGTGCTGCCCTCCAGCATTGCGCCCTCGCCCCTGGGGCTCACAGGGGACACCTGTGTCCCAGCCTTGAGCCAGGACTGGTGAcatccctgggagctgggcagagggctTGGCTTTTTGTCCCCTGCtcgccccccagccctgcctgccttctctcGGCCAGATCCGTGCTGCTCCACCTTGGCTCTGCCCGGGCAGAACGAGGATAACCTGGACATCATCCGAGCCTTCCTCAGGAGCAGACCAAAGGTATCCAAGGCCAATTCTATGAGGCTGCGCCCATGTCTCCTGACCAGTCTTTCTGCCCCCATCCCACGCTCGCAaggtgctgggggctgtgctgcccccctcccccccaacctGTCTCACCCCCCTGACGCTCTCTGGCCgcctgtcccctccctggctggcagcaagaggaggagaagctgaAGTTTCTGGCCTCCATCTACACCATCTGTAGCACCAGCAGCGCGGGCTCCACAACATGGGACATGCTTTACTTCTGTTtgctggaggtggtggaggcCATCGAGGTGAGGCAGGGGCAGTGGGCAgtgggcagagccctgggggcaggagagggctcagccgggCAGTGGGGTGCATGTGAGCACTGCTCtgggtctccatccttggagatgcttGAAAGCCAGCTGCGTGgcctggctggagctggggcttGGACCCAATGATGTTTGCAGGTCTCTCGGCCagcctgtggttctgtgatggGCACAGCCCTTCCCACCATGGGGCTTGGGACCActgggtggggagggagtgCTGGGATGGTGgcacctgggctctgccagccccgcAGGCTTTTGATGGGCAAGGGAGACTGCCCCATCCCGATCCATCccaccctgctgtgctgcacaggtgctgctgcaagAGGAGCCCACTGACCACCTGGGTACTGTGGTGTGGCGGCAAGCCATGCTGACCATCGCCTCCATGAGGTACTTGCCGCAGCCCCCAGCTTGGCCTCCCCACTGCTGGGCAGCCCTAACGGCACCTCTCCCAGGCAGGGGCCACCCCCAGTCCTGGGTCCGAGAGGGAGGCAGACAGCAGGGCAAGGGGTGCCATAGGCTTTTCCCTCCAAACGCAAGTGTCAGTGTCATGGGGATCAGCCCAGGTCTCCAACCCTGGGGTCTGTCTCCTCCTTGCTGTGTCTGAAGAGCACCTCTCTGTCCCCACAGCAAGGCggggctgcttctgcaggagatGAGCAGCAGACTCCTCCacatctgcttctgcagcatcttCCACCTCCCTCCGCAGGACACCCAGGGCCCTGAGGCTTCTCTCTACTCCGAGGTATGCCACGGGGTGAGCCACGGGGAGCTCCCCCACCCCGAGGCCCCTTCCTGGGCACCGCAGGGTGCAGCCAcgcccaccccccaccccgcccagGCTTCTAGGGCTGCCCCAAGACTCTGTCCCCCTCACAGACCCTGGCCATGATGGACAgcatgctgcaggtgctggtaAGCAGCGCCGGTGCTCTCGGcatcctggagctgcagaacatCTTGCAGGTCTGGCCTTGGCACAGGGTCCCCACAAGCATTGACCCATGGCTTGAGTGgtgccccgcccctccccaaTCAGTGCCTGGTGCAAGGAGGGGGGCAAAGatgttcctccttccctgcgctacctccccaccagccccctgcctcctggctgctgccagagctccttttgctcctgccccagcccaccccgctcctgcagccctgcctgctgttcGTCCTGCCCAACACTCCCTCACAGATGGATCTGCCTGTCTGGCAAggggagcccagccctgggactTTCCCCCGGGCCACATCCTAGAGCCTCCACCACAGGTCCGCAGGGAGGTGGTCACCCCAAAGTCTTGGGTTCcttgggtggggggtggagggacctttttttgggtggggagCGAGTGagtggaaggcagcagaggcagcggcAGGAGTGGGATGCGGtggcctgcctggctgcagcaggttgCTTTGAGGGGCAAGAAGGGCACGTGCCCTGGGCCTAGGCCCTGCCCCGGCGCAAGCCTGGCCATGccgtgctgtgccatgccacctccctggcagatcagcagcttttctcctcccagctcctgctgcccttcACCGATTCCAAGCTAGCAGCAGtgcaggagagggctgtggCACGGATTGCCAGGCTGGCCAACTTCATCGCCACCGAACCCCTGCTGCAGGTACCGAGCTCCCAGTCTGGGCAGCCCCAGTCCCCCATCGCTGTGCTCCtgagccccagcacctcccagggaAGCTGGGCACCCAGTCAGCAGGAAGTCAGGAGCAGGGGTCTTTGCCCTGCCCCTGTCCTTGTCCGTGCTCTCTCCCAAGGCAGGAACCTGGGTCCAGCAGCCCTCCCCTGCGCtgggctgctgcctggctgctctgggagcagccGGGGCTCACCTTGTGCCTAGGCTCACCTCATACCCACACTGCCTCTCTTCCTCCAGGTCTGCCCCTGCTTCGCACAAGCTGTAGTCCTCAGGCATCAGTGCTCCAAGACACATCGGTTTGTGATGCTGGGGAGGCTGGTTGGGCACCTCACCCTCTGCTGCACCTGTAAGGACAAGGCGACCCGCCGCGAAGCTGCAAAAGCTCTCCGTCACCTGCATGCCTTCATCCTGCAGCAGAGAAGTAAGAGCAGCTGTGATGGGCTGGGTGCCCCCAGGCACGGGCAGCCAGGGACCACCCTCCTTGGTGAGAGAAAGCCTGatccagcctgcctgcctgcagtctAAAGAGCCATTTCCCCTTGCCCCTGTTCGCAATAGCCCCAGACCCTCCCTGGGTATCTGCTCCCCAGACCTGCCTGGGTGCCCTCTTTCTTTACTAGTGACTTTTCTGCCTAAAGCTCTCAGACTGCACCTCCAGCTCTGCACCCTCTCTCTGAGCACCCTGGTTTTCGTCCTCCCCAGGCAGGTGGCCCTGGCTGCATgacacagggcagctgcagctctgggaggacGGGCAGATCTCGCAAAAAAGCAGCGCTAACGAAATCTTTTCGGTAAGAAGTGCCTTCGGCTCCTGCCTGGGGTGGTCAGCATGAGTGAAGGGACACCTGATGCGTGGGGATGATGTGGGCTCACGCTGTTCCTGAGCGGAGGCTAGGCAAAAGCCCGCAGCAAGCTCCGCTTCCCCACAGAACCCTGACCCCCACCATCGGTCTCCTCCCCAGCGCAGCCTGGCTCTGCATCCCACTCTCACTGCACAGCCAAGATGCTCTGTGTGATGCTCTAGGTGAcaaacctcccctcctctccttcatCGCACAGATGTTCAAGTAccacctccagccctctgaccaggTAGACATCATCCTCATGGCCATCAAGAGCTTGAGAGCCCCAAGCGCCTACAGCATCAGGGTGGCTGCCCACATGGTGGAAGTCCTTGTGGCAGACCCTGCCTTCCCAATGGGACAGATGAGTAGCCCGTGGGTGGCACAGCCAACACTCGGGCCCACCAGAGGATCGTTCCTCCCTGGGCCCTGTGCCTGACCAGCACTGATGCCATCTCAAGCCAGCGTACTGCAGCAGGAATGCAAAGCGGCTCCCAGTGGGAGCTGGGTAAACAGCTGCGCTCACCCCGCTGACACCCCCACTCCCTTCTGTGTCTGTCGTCCAGGTGCTGAACATCGTGTGGGCCATCTACAGAAACCTGCCCTTCATCAGGGCGGTGGTAGCCCTCAACAGCCTGGAGAGGGCCCTGCTGGTGCTGATGCACAAACAGCCCAGCATGGTGGTGGCCAGCCTGTTGCAGTGCTCCCCAACATGTACCTGGTACGGGGCCCACCAGCCTTTGGGGGTCCTCTCACTCCGGGAGAGGGGCCCTAAGACCCTCCCGAGGGACTTCAGCCTGGCCATCCTCCGGGGTGTCCCTGCTGACAGAGCCCCGGGTCCCCGCAGTGTTGCGATGCGCATGTGGAAGGTGACACTCTCCAAGCCCCAGGTTGCGgagaaggtgctgcaggagctgctcagcaggcTGATGAACCAGTCGCCGTGCAAGACCTCCACCTCTACTGGGGACAACCCCCGCGTCCTCTCCCTGGCTGTGAGTTAATGGATGAGGCCTCACTGACCTCTGGGGCTGCTCTCGGCTGTCCAGGGCCTccactctccttccctgcccatcCCAAGCCTTGACGTCCCCAGGGGCGCAGGGACGTCTCAGTGTCTAgctgtcttctgcaggcagccaggacGGTAAGCGAGATCCTCCTGCAGCGCATCTGCCTGCGGGAGGTGGAGGCGATTTTCTCCCAGCTTTTCCTGGCACTGCTTTTCCAAGTGTCATTCACCACGGAGTTGACGGTGCAGGAGGTGCACATCTTTTGGAGGGAGCACCAAGAGGATCTGCTCGGTCCCATCAGGTGCTCCATCCCTGTCCTCTCATCCCTGCCAGCTACCTGGAGCCAAGGCAGGGGTGCCAGTGGGAGCTGAGCATTTCTCTTTGTGCAGGTCTGTGGTGCAGTCCATGagagtgctgctctgcagcatgggCTTTGAGAGCCAGGCGCTGGCCATTGAGGCGCAGGGTGGCTGGgatgccctgctcagcagccagaCCCACCTCATGGGAGTCCGCATTGTGGCCAGGTGAGAGGCCCTTCTCCCTTGCTCCTCGGGGACCATCACCCCATGTCACCCCCTCCCTTGGGGGCACAGATGGCAGAGGGCTCCCGTTGCTCAAAGAAAGCGCTGCAGGTGGGTGATGCCCAGAGTGGTGCAAACCCCAAAGATATGTGTCTGCCTGGCTCAGGCCTGATGgtgcctccttccccctgccaggGAGATGATGAAGACCCCAAGACCCCTGCTCTCCACCATCTTCTGCCATCTGGCAGAACTCCTCAGTGTGGAGGAGCCCACCTGGGGGATGATCGCCATGGTCTTCCTCGTTGAGGTGAGCCTGACGGCACTGTTCCAAGCTCTCTCCGATGCTCAGCTCTCCCATGCCAGCTGCtgtggggggagctggggcagcagatGGGCTCTGGTTGTCGCCGTGGAGGAGCAGGCGAGCAACCAGTGTGGTGGAGCGTGGGGCACGGGGCTTCTCcacagtccctgctgcctgtgtctgggctTGGTCGTGACCCAGCATCCTTGCCCTGAGGTAGTGGTTGGAGGCAGCACCACACCTCACCAGCTCCCGCTGTGCGTGTTTCAGATGTTGGGCTGCACCAGCCTCAGTGAAGAGCTGGACCGTGCCCTGGAAATCTTCCCCATGTAtctgcagagccagtgcctGGGGATGCCCAGCctggtgctcaggggcctcctCAGGCTCAGTGAGAGGCCCGACACGGTGAGtagggggcagcagggacagctgggACAGCAGCCCAGGGTGGAGCAGTGGGTGACGG
This portion of the Phalacrocorax aristotelis unplaced genomic scaffold, bGulAri2.1 scaffold_191, whole genome shotgun sequence genome encodes:
- the LOC142051193 gene encoding uncharacterized protein LOC142051193, giving the protein MCKVQPLQAALPAFSRPDPCCSTLALPGQNEDNLDIIRAFLRSRPKQEEEKLKFLASIYTICSTSSAGSTTWDMLYFCLLEVVEAIEVLLQEEPTDHLGTVVWRQAMLTIASMSKAGLLLQEMSSRLLHICFCSIFHLPPQDTQGPEASLYSETLAMMDSMLQVLVSSAGALGILELQNILQPCLLFVLPNTPSQMDLPVWQGEPSPGTFPRATS